The Canis lupus baileyi chromosome 26, mCanLup2.hap1, whole genome shotgun sequence DNA window GGCCACACCCCGGCCGCCCGGGGCTGGATTGAGCCATGTGGTTGCCCACGGCCCCACGGCCCCACGCCGCGGCTGTTGGAGCTGCAGCAGGGCACAGCCTGGGGCTCCCCGGGGCACTCGACCGCCCGAGCCGCCTGCGAGGCTCGCAGACTGTACGGCCCCACGTCACCGGCCCTCCAGTCTGGCCCTCCCCGGCACCCTGCAGAGGAGCCCCAAGGCAGCTCTCTGGGGTTCAGGCAGCCTGGGGAGGGTGGGCACGACCCTCATCCTGTGGGTCGGCAGCTGGAGGGAAGGGCCTGGAACACCTGAAGCTTGGGCACCACCGCCTCTCGGTGACTCTGCCCGCCCCACCCCTGGGAAACCAGGCTCAGAGCCTCTGACCCCCTGGGACGCAGGGAggcctcaccaggtcctgggaCGGCCCTCCGTGTGCTACCCACGCCCACACCCACGCTTGGGGTCAAGCACTGAGCACTGGACGGATGCCTCCTGGACACTCCCAGTGACTCCAAGCCCCAGAGTCCCAGCTGCTGGGACTCAGCACATTCCGTCCAGGAGTCAGAGCAGGTAGGGAGGGGCCCCCCTCGGTCCTCTGGCCTGGCCTCCACGGGGTTCCAGTGGGGACACTTCTTAGCAGGACAGTGTGCTGGGCAGTGGGGACCTGGCTCGCCAAGAATGCCTGGCCCACCTCCAGGTGACGAGGACCGGGGAGGGGGAGCTGAAGAAGGCCCCGTCccccagagggagagagggcagtgGGCTCACAGGGAGCACCCCACTCCACAACCTCTCTGCCGGGCCCTCCCCCGTCGCCCCACCCACAAACCCCCAGACCAACTCTCTtcggcagcccctcccctccaagCCACCtcctgtgctcacacacacacacacacacacacacacacatacttacacACACGCccagggccggggaggggggctgggagcAAGAGCCACTATGTCCACCTTGTCATTGGCAGCTCTCGGAGTTCCCTGGCACCCGCTGGTCTAGCTGCTGCCCTCCAACGCCCGGGCTCCGGGGCAGCCACCGGGCACAGCCCTGACTCTGCCGCTGGCCTGCAAGCCTCCCCTCCTCGCTGGCCCTAACCACAGGAATGGTGCTTCGTGGGGGCGACgggaggaccccccccccaactcGGGAAGGGGTCAGAGCACaggcttcttttaagattttatttgagggagagagagcacaagtggggaggggggcagagggagaagcggactccccactgagcagggggctggaccccaggaccatgacctgagctgaaggcggacacttcACTGACGGAGCCCCCGGTGCCCCAGAGGACAGTGCTGCTGTGGCACCCACTAGCCCAGGACGTCGGGGAAGGTGCACACAGCGCGCAGGGCCCGGGTGAGGGCTCCGAGCAGCtctgctgggaggagggggtCGCTCTCTGGAGGACACGCTGTGGGGTCTGTGCCCCTGGGGTCccaccacccccaggcccccaccctcACGGCTCTCCAGCCTAAGGGGAGCCCGGTACTGCCCCCCTGCCAGGGccccgaaggtggggggggggggctgcgggaTGGGCCAGTCCTGCGTCTCCTCCCATGCACAACCAGGTGTCATCAAAGATGTTTGCGCTCCGGGAACTGGGCCAGCATCATTCTCTTCCAACTGCCTGAGAATCTACAATTCTCTCAAAACCAAGAATTTAAGTTTTTATAGTTaagtaaaaaaaagggggggtggggccGAGGAGAGGGCAGAGGCCCAAGACCtggcccaggagggcaggggtctCCGGCTCTCTGGGGtgggctgcagcctggggtggcTTCCTCCTCGGGCTCCCCGCTTTCCAGCGCCGCCTCCCCCCAGCCTTCACACAGCACCCCCTTTCCAAACCCAAGGGTGAGCATCTACTGAGCGGGGCGGAAATGGCATCCGCGTGCCCCCCAGGGCTGacctctgcagcctctgtgcCAGGCCTGGACTGCCCCGCCACCGCTCGCCGGGGGTCACCCGAGGGGCCAGTGCAGCTGGGGGGAGTCCCTGCATGCAGAACAGGCTGGCAGGGAGCTCGGAGACAGGTGCCCTATCCTGGGGGGCCGCCAGGGTACCCGGGGGGCAcgcccacccccatcctccccaaGGAGGCCAATAGCGCCTGGGTGTCCGAGAGGGGCCTCTGCGGGGAGGCCCCAGGCCGCTGACACGGCTCAGGGAAGGGGCTCCCTGGCGGCCCCATGTGTCCAGCCGGATGGGGAGTACCCGCCCAGGCAGTTGTCACCACCCGCCGGCGCCGCCCAGCTCTCCCCTCTCACCGGGCGCCGGGACAGGGCCGGGCAGGCGGGCGGCCAGCCTCAGTTTACTCCTCCCCGCGGGAGCCTACTTGGGGCTTGGCTTGCGGGACACCTCGGCCGGTCGCCCAGTcggggccgccccctccccacaccccggcggcgcccgccccgcccccgcccccgcccccacccccgccccgtggGCGGAGCGCACAGAGGCCGCGGTCGCCATGGCAACCCGCAGGACGCGGCGCGGAGCAGGTCCCGGGCGGCCCTCGCTCCCGGACGCAGGGCAAgtgggcgcgggcggggcggcggggcgacCGGGGAGGGCACAGTGGGACCCAGGGCGGCCCAGCGGCGGccacccccggcccggcccggcctcgcAGACCCCCTCTCTGGTGCCCAGGGCCTGCTCTGGCTTCTCCCCGGGAAGGTGAAGGGCTGGCCTCTGGGGAGGGCCCAGACTGGGGTCGGCACCGCCCTGCCGCTCGGGGCGCTCTCAGCAAGTCACTCAACctgccaactctttttttttttttttttaagattttattcattcattcatgagagacacacacacagaggcagagacaggccgagcggagggagaagcaggccccatgcagggatccccatgtgggacttgaccccggggctccaggatcaggccctgggccggaggcaggcgctaaaccgctgacccccGGGCTCCTGCCAACTTTCTTTGTGATTAACCGAAGCCTTGGGTGGCTGCGGCTGGCCCAGAACCTGGGGCTGTCTCCCCGTCTGAGGGGCGGCTGGGGCCCAGGGCAGCCGTCAGACTGCTGGCCCTTCAAGGAGCGCAGCCTGCAGGGGGGGTCCTGGCGCCCCTGCGCCTGCCCCAGCCAGCTCCCTCCCACCGCCCCCTAGAGCTGGGAGCCGGGGCAGGGGTGGCACGGGAGGAGGGTCAGGCCCTGGAGTTGACGGCTGGCCTCAGATCCTGAACTGAGGAGCTACAAGGCATTTTAGCTTCAGGTACCCCGATTATGAGATGGGGCACCAGGATCTTCCCGCCCCGAGGGGCGTCGAGGCACAGAGTGGGGCTCAGTAACCAGGAGCTGAGGCCAGCGGCCACCCCGCCGCCTCCACTGGCTCCAGGCACCAGCTGGCCTTGTGTTTGGGTgagccctggccccctgccccgGCCTGCAGTGACAGGGAGGGGTAGCAGGCCCACAGGGTGGTGGTGGcccccacggggagtctgctgctgCCCGGACAGGATCACACCGAATCCTCTCAACAGTCCCCAGGGCGCACCCTGAGGCCTCAGCCAGGCCCCACAGCTGCTCGGTGCTGCCCCAGAGCCCATTGGCCTCGCCCCTCCCTGTGTCATCACAATGACTCCCCAGCGAGTGGTTGCCCCCCAGCGGGCGGTGTTACCCAGATCTGCAGCCTGGCCACCTGCCTCCGGCAGCGCCTTCCCAGAGAGACGTGCTCCCCCATAAGCTGCTCCTGCGGGGCGGGCCCCGGGGCCCAGGATGGAGGGCAGCGGGCCCGGAGCCGCCCCCTCCGCACACAAACACTGACCCGAGTGAGCCCCCGCGGGTGGCGGAGGCCGCGGGCTGTTTCCGCtcacagcccccgccccccccccccagacaaTGAACTTGCAGGTGACAGGCCTGGGCCTGGACAAGATGAAGCTGGACAGTCCTCAGTCCTTCCTGGAccaggaggaggcggaggaggcggaggagcaGCAGCTGCTGGCGCCGGCGGCTTGGCGGACCTACATGGAGCGCCGCGCGGCGCTGCGCGAGTTCCTGACGGCGGAGCTGAGCCCGCAGCTGCTCAAGCGCCACCACGCCCGCATGGAGCTGCTCAGGAAGTGTTCCTACTACATCGAGATCCTGCCCAAGCACCTGGCCCTGGGTGACCAGAACCCCCTGGTGCTGCCCAGCACCATGTTCCAGCTCATCGACCCCTGGAAGTTCCAGCGCATGAAGAAGGTGGGCACCGCCCAGACCAAGATCCAGCTCCTGCTGCTCGGGGACCTGCTGGAGCAGCTGGACCGCGGCCGCGCCGAGCTCGACGCTCTGCTGGAGTCGCCTGACCCGCGGCCCTTTGTGGCCGGCTGGGGCCTGGTGGAGCAGCGGCTGGCCGACCTGTCGGCGGTCGTGGACAGCTTCCTGGCCCTGATGGTGCCCGGGCGTCTGCACATCAAGCACCGCCTGGTGTCTGACGTCGGCGCCACCAAGATCCCGCACATCAGGCTCATGCTGAGCACCAAGATGCCCGTCGTGTTCGATCGAAAGGAGTCGGTGGCCCACCAGGACTGGGTCAGCCTGCGCTGGTTCGTCACCATCCAGCCAGCGGCACCAGAGCAGTTTGAGCTTCGCTTCAAGCTGCTGGACCCACGGACACAGCAGGAGTGCACGCAGTGCGGCATCATCCCCGTGGCCGCCTGCACCTTCGACATCCACAACCTGCTGCCCAACCGCTCCTACAAGTTCACCGTCAAGAGAGCAGAGAGCTACACACTGGTGTACGAGCCCTGGCGGGACAGCCTCACCCTGCACACCAGGCCGGGGCCCCCCGAAGGGCGCGCCCCCAGTCGGCTAGGCAAGCCgggcctgcccctgcccacacTTTCTGAGAgatgattttctaatatttatccACTAATAAAGACTataaactcacacacacacaattaaagaAACAAACCTACTTACGTTTTAGAGGCAGCAGCAGCCACGCGAGTGTTTTCTTCGGACTCTGCCCCAGGCGCCCCGGGCTCCCGCCCTCTTTTCCCCGGTGCGGGCCCAGGCTGGACCTTCCAGGGTAGCCGGTCCCGGGAGAAAGAAACCGCAGTCCCGGCGACCTGCGGCCACGAGCAAGCATGAGGGATTCTCCAGGGGCCTCAGCCCCGTGGCCCAGCCCCTCCCGCCTGCCCCAGGCCAGGGTTCCCCACGGGGACCTGTAGCTTCACGAGGACAGTCCGGGTTAAGTGAAGTCTTTCCCCAGAAGGAGCTAACGCTCATCCGCACGCCTGCCCCGGGGCGGTGAGGGCCGGGCAAGGCAGCCTGGCCCGGGCCTCCCCGAGACACAGGCCAGTGCAGCTGCCGCGTGGCGGCCCTCGGCGCCAGCTGCCACGCCCCGGGCGACCGGCCAGCCCCGCGCTGATGCCGCTACAGCCTGTCCTCGCCCTCCGGCTCGATCCCGCGACCTCGGGGTGCTCAGCCCGCTCGGCTCCGCGCACACGTCCTGCTGCCGCGGCTTGCCTGCGTCCAGGTCCAGGAGGACGGCCCTGTGTGGGGAGCCGTGGGGACCCGCCGACCGCAGACCGCCCCTCCACTGCCGTGCCCGTCTCCGGGGTCGCAAGGGCCCCTGAGAGCAGGTGTGGCAGGAAAAGATGACCAGGAACAGGGATAGTCTCCCCCACTGGCAGAGGAGTGGTTTGCAGAGCGCGCGGGTCCCCAACTGTCAGAAATGCCCCGGGACCTGCCCCCCAGCTCTCGACGTGGGGTAGGCTCCCCCTAGGCCTCGCCAGGAGCTGACCCACTGGGCGCTGCTGCATGCCATTCAGGAGGCCAGGCCTCACTGTGGCATTAAGTGGCTGTGGGGTGGACACTCCTGGATGTTCCTCAAGGCCCAGTCATCCCAAGGCACCctggagaggggaggtgggtgggggcaggggtggggcagagagagcagagccagagcccagggatcccggtttgtGCCAGGTCACAGATCGCACCAAGAAGGGGGAGTCCGGTGTTGGGGGTCACCAAGGGAGGCGGGTCCCTGCGGTGAGAGCCCCTCGCCACCAAGCCTGGCACTCCCGCCTCTTCGAGCCTTGCCGGACTCCGGGCTGATGAGGGCACGACTTCCTGCCGCAGGGCACCTGTTGGTCCTCCCTTCAGTACTCCCCAGGTAGCAGGACTTCTCTGTGCCTGTACGGCTGTCCAAGACCCCCTCCGGGTCGGGCTGGTCTGGCCCCCTCTGCAGCCTCACAGGGGGCTCACAGGCCTTGGAGGCTCCTTGACCCTCCACACCCGTCTGATACCCACGCTGGCAATCAGGGAGGCCAGGGCCTGCCGCGCTGGCCTCGGCACAGCTGGTGCTGCTGGAGGCCCCGGGCGCTCAGAGCAAACGAGCCAAACCCTGAGTGGCCTGAGCTGGCCTGGAGGAGGTACGCAGTGTTCAGGCGTCCTTGGGGAGTATTCAGACCCTGGACCTCGCAGGACGCTGTCAGGGCTGGCAGCCTTGGGGACTCTGGACTTGGACTCTGCAACCAGCCCTGCCTGGGGTCAGAGTTCACTAGGCTGGGCACGCGGTCCTAGACGCAGCTCACCCCTGTGGCCCTTGGTCACCACCACCCAGCTTCCCGTGTTGTGGGGCAGACACTCCTCAGCCTGCCGGCTGCTGTCAGCTATGATGTGGGGACACCAGCCCCTGAGTCCTTGCTTGTCTGGTATCCAGCTATAATGGGCTCTTGGTTCTTGACAGACGCCATAGCCACCCTGCAACCCAAAACAAGAGGACAGGCCACCCTTTCTTGACCCAGTAAACCCCAAACACCCAGAAGTGAGAATAACA harbors:
- the FNDC11 gene encoding fibronectin type III domain-containing protein 11 isoform X2 — protein: MNLQVTGLGLDKMKLDSPQSFLDQEEAEEAEEQQLLAPAAWRTYMERRAALREFLTAELSPQLLKRHHARMELLRKCSYYIEILPKHLALGDQNPLVLPSTMFQLIDPWKFQRMKKVGTAQTKIQLLLLGDLLEQLDRGRAELDALLESPDPRPFVAGWGLVEQRLADLSAVVDSFLALMVPGRLHIKHRLVSDVGATKIPHIRLMLSTKMPVVFDRKESVAHQDWVSLRWFVTIQPAAPEQFELRFKLLDPRTQQECTQCGIIPVAACTFDIHNLLPNRSYKFTVKRAESYTLVYEPWRDSLTLHTRPGPPEGRAPSRLGKPGLPLPTLSER
- the FNDC11 gene encoding fibronectin type III domain-containing protein 11 isoform X1; this encodes MRWGTRIFPPRGASRHRVGLSNQELRPAATPPPPLAPGTSWPCVWTMNLQVTGLGLDKMKLDSPQSFLDQEEAEEAEEQQLLAPAAWRTYMERRAALREFLTAELSPQLLKRHHARMELLRKCSYYIEILPKHLALGDQNPLVLPSTMFQLIDPWKFQRMKKVGTAQTKIQLLLLGDLLEQLDRGRAELDALLESPDPRPFVAGWGLVEQRLADLSAVVDSFLALMVPGRLHIKHRLVSDVGATKIPHIRLMLSTKMPVVFDRKESVAHQDWVSLRWFVTIQPAAPEQFELRFKLLDPRTQQECTQCGIIPVAACTFDIHNLLPNRSYKFTVKRAESYTLVYEPWRDSLTLHTRPGPPEGRAPSRLGKPGLPLPTLSER